One part of the Prochlorococcus marinus str. MIT 9313 genome encodes these proteins:
- a CDS encoding class I SAM-dependent methyltransferase, producing the protein MKVPESLNLIPKYYAPSSWWQHVPIAHWLVENLKPEKIVELGSHYGISFFAFCEAASQFSDNTYTYAIDTWEGDEQAGYYDDDVFNKVTKEQQEYHRLRSTLIRDSFDNALEYFPNDSIDLIHIDGLHTYEAVKHDFLSWLPKVKEGGTLMFHDWNVRRRDFGVWKLWEEIKEDINFKCIETPNGHGLGIATKSSREPEWHKELMAILPALATKGFLLESLADNKDKLKDLLEETKISQKHAQNLEHINREQKVEIGKLKEMFYDQQKRLFNIRALKECWLGKALLATRI; encoded by the coding sequence ATGAAAGTACCTGAAAGTCTCAACTTAATTCCAAAGTACTATGCACCATCATCATGGTGGCAACATGTACCAATTGCACACTGGCTGGTAGAGAATCTTAAACCAGAGAAGATTGTAGAGTTGGGATCGCATTACGGCATATCATTCTTCGCCTTCTGTGAAGCTGCGAGCCAATTTTCTGATAATACATATACATATGCGATTGATACTTGGGAAGGAGATGAGCAAGCGGGCTATTATGATGATGATGTCTTTAATAAAGTTACAAAAGAGCAACAAGAATATCATAGGTTACGAAGTACACTTATAAGAGATAGTTTTGACAACGCATTAGAATATTTCCCGAACGATTCAATTGATTTGATTCATATAGATGGTCTTCATACATATGAAGCCGTAAAACACGATTTTTTATCATGGCTACCGAAGGTAAAAGAGGGTGGGACATTAATGTTTCATGATTGGAATGTACGGAGAAGAGATTTTGGCGTATGGAAACTATGGGAAGAAATAAAAGAAGATATTAATTTTAAATGCATTGAGACACCGAATGGACATGGATTAGGGATAGCAACTAAGTCAAGTCGAGAGCCAGAATGGCACAAAGAGCTAATGGCTATTTTACCTGCACTTGCAACCAAAGGTTTTCTCCTTGAAAGTTTAGCTGACAACAAAGATAAGCTCAAAGACTTACTAGAGGAAACCAAAATTAGTCAAAAGCATGCACAAAACTTAGAGCATATTAATCGAGAGCAAAAAGTAGAGATAGGCAAGTTAAAAGAAATGTTTTATGACCAGCAAAAACGTCTGTTTAACATAAGAGCCTTGAAAGAATGCTGGTTGGGCAAAGCACTTCTGGCAACAAGAATCTAA
- a CDS encoding ABC transporter ATP-binding protein, whose translation MYSTTQHQSPETVVTVSSLGKAYKIYNSKRDRAKQLIFQNRRKYFQEHWALRNISFDLRRGESIGIVGKNGSGKSTLLQLICGTLKPSQGEVIVNGKIAALLELGSGFNPEFSGRENVYLNASILGLNKQEIQERLDDILAFADIGNYVDQPVRTYSSGMVVRLAFSVIAHVDADILIVDEALSVGDAYFTQKCMRFIQRFQEKGSLLFVSHDANAILSLCNRALLINQGELKRVGKPKEVIEDYTRDLQKRNLADQNNKINRPERMKEQENTAHMKRQSGVQYTQKNIENEIMKWSDYRCKLINSSNLANTIVITRFDETLTTRETYGGEKAEITNVELENIETNKTIQNIKGGEIVRLRLKFEARTAIGRPIIGFILKNSKGLTILGDNTNNSISENNDFNAFEGDKVTTDFVFTVPMLQQGEYMISVSVADGCITEHEILHWMNDALLLRSQCTSIAAGLAGVPMHSISIEIEK comes from the coding sequence ATGTATTCAACAACACAACATCAATCTCCTGAAACTGTTGTTACAGTATCATCCTTGGGTAAAGCATATAAAATTTACAACAGCAAAAGGGATAGAGCAAAGCAACTAATATTTCAAAATAGACGAAAATATTTTCAAGAGCACTGGGCTCTAAGAAATATCAGTTTTGATCTGAGAAGGGGTGAATCAATAGGTATAGTAGGTAAAAATGGAAGCGGTAAAAGTACGTTACTACAACTGATATGCGGAACTTTGAAGCCAAGTCAAGGAGAAGTGATAGTAAACGGGAAGATAGCAGCACTTCTAGAACTAGGTAGTGGGTTTAACCCAGAATTCTCAGGGCGAGAGAATGTGTACCTTAATGCATCGATTCTTGGACTAAATAAACAGGAAATTCAAGAGCGCCTAGATGATATTCTAGCTTTTGCAGATATAGGAAATTATGTAGATCAACCGGTTAGAACCTACTCAAGCGGAATGGTTGTAAGGCTTGCATTCTCAGTGATCGCACACGTCGATGCGGACATATTAATCGTGGATGAAGCATTGTCTGTTGGGGACGCATATTTCACACAAAAGTGTATGCGGTTTATACAAAGGTTTCAAGAGAAGGGAAGTCTGTTATTTGTTAGCCACGATGCAAATGCTATTCTAAGTCTTTGCAACAGAGCACTCTTAATTAATCAAGGAGAGCTAAAGCGAGTCGGAAAACCTAAAGAAGTAATTGAAGACTATACAAGGGATCTACAAAAAAGAAATTTAGCGGATCAGAATAATAAAATAAACAGACCAGAAAGAATGAAAGAACAAGAAAACACCGCGCATATGAAAAGACAAAGCGGGGTTCAATACACTCAAAAAAACATAGAGAATGAGATAATGAAATGGAGTGACTATCGTTGCAAGCTTATAAATTCAAGCAATCTAGCGAATACAATTGTTATAACCAGATTCGATGAAACTTTGACTACACGTGAGACATATGGAGGGGAAAAGGCAGAAATTACTAACGTAGAGTTAGAAAATATAGAGACTAATAAAACTATTCAAAATATTAAGGGTGGTGAGATTGTAAGATTAAGACTTAAATTTGAAGCCCGCACAGCGATTGGTAGGCCCATAATTGGATTCATCCTCAAAAACAGTAAAGGTTTAACAATATTAGGGGATAATACAAATAATTCAATTTCAGAAAATAATGATTTCAATGCATTTGAGGGGGATAAAGTAACAACAGACTTTGTCTTTACCGTTCCTATGTTGCAACAAGGAGAGTATATGATTTCAGTATCAGTGGCAGATGGATGCATAACAGAACACGAGATCCTTCACTGGATGAATGATGCCTTATTACTGAGGTCGCAATGCACTAGCATTGCTGCTGGTTTAGCAGGTGTACCAATGCATTCGATAAGCATCGAAATAGAAAAATGA
- a CDS encoding ABC transporter permease has translation MKKKLSIVNSYYRNRELIRLFINRDITSRYKGSQLGLAWTAINPIVMLSIYTLVFSQIFKARWGVSTENQGPVYFAINLFAGLIVFNIFAECATRAPTLITGNPNYVKKIVFPLEILGTMVTGSALFHALTSTSILLILKIIVDGTIPFTVLMLPMVWGPLILGCLGLTWLLATIGVFIRDVNQLINSVVSMCMFLSPIFYPSSAIPQDLIWLARINPLAQTIEQTRQILIEGIAPSGLQIAVQFLISIGWCEITLRILKNAQSEFGDIL, from the coding sequence ATGAAAAAAAAGCTCTCTATCGTAAACTCGTACTATAGAAACAGGGAATTAATTAGACTATTTATAAATAGGGATATTACGAGCAGGTACAAAGGGTCACAACTAGGGCTGGCATGGACTGCGATAAACCCAATAGTGATGCTAAGCATTTACACACTAGTCTTTTCACAAATTTTCAAAGCACGCTGGGGCGTAAGCACAGAGAATCAAGGGCCTGTGTATTTCGCAATAAATTTATTTGCAGGCCTTATTGTTTTTAATATCTTTGCAGAATGCGCAACCAGAGCCCCAACGCTGATCACAGGCAATCCTAACTACGTAAAAAAAATAGTTTTTCCCTTAGAGATCCTAGGGACTATGGTGACAGGTAGTGCTTTATTTCATGCTCTGACGAGCACTAGTATTTTGTTAATTCTAAAAATTATAGTAGATGGAACAATTCCGTTTACAGTGCTTATGCTGCCGATGGTTTGGGGACCACTGATACTGGGCTGTCTAGGGCTCACATGGTTACTAGCTACCATAGGCGTGTTCATACGTGATGTGAACCAATTAATAAATTCAGTGGTTAGTATGTGCATGTTTTTAAGTCCAATATTTTATCCATCAAGTGCAATACCGCAAGACCTAATATGGTTGGCTAGAATTAATCCTCTTGCACAGACGATAGAGCAAACAAGGCAAATACTTATCGAAGGAATAGCACCTTCAGGATTACAGATAGCAGTACAATTTCTAATATCAATTGGCTGGTGTGAAATCACCCTTAGGATTTTAAAAAATGCACAAAGCGAGTTTGGAGATATACTTTAA
- a CDS encoding methyltransferase domain-containing protein, whose protein sequence is MEWFIQTYLDGTTNRNILDVGSYNVNGCYKSLFQHERFKYVGLDMEAGPNVDIVPDCTYQWNEIKDDQFDVVISGQALEHIEFFWVTMAEIVRVTKKGGFICIIAPNGFGEHRYPVDCWRFFTDGMVALARYNQLEVHHSHTNSAPTIKEAEWFSADCADSMLVARKPYSGEAKPVNLENYKCRPSDHTELSNGMATYGEYLESKRKDQTLDETKDRSSQKRSNLKKGNMSNRRSKLIEFITGAIKAGKRN, encoded by the coding sequence ATGGAGTGGTTCATACAAACATACTTAGATGGAACAACAAATAGGAATATTCTTGATGTCGGAAGCTACAACGTGAACGGATGCTACAAAAGTCTGTTTCAACACGAAAGATTCAAATATGTGGGTCTGGACATGGAGGCTGGACCAAATGTAGACATCGTGCCTGATTGCACATATCAGTGGAATGAAATAAAAGACGATCAATTCGATGTTGTCATTTCGGGACAAGCATTAGAACATATAGAATTCTTCTGGGTAACCATGGCTGAAATAGTAAGGGTTACAAAAAAGGGAGGATTCATATGTATAATTGCACCAAATGGCTTTGGAGAGCATCGGTATCCAGTAGATTGTTGGAGGTTTTTTACTGATGGCATGGTTGCTCTTGCCAGGTACAATCAACTCGAAGTTCATCACTCTCATACTAATTCCGCACCTACAATTAAGGAAGCTGAATGGTTTAGCGCCGACTGTGCCGATTCGATGCTTGTAGCAAGAAAGCCTTATAGTGGCGAAGCGAAGCCAGTGAATTTGGAAAACTATAAGTGCAGACCAAGTGATCACACAGAGCTAAGCAACGGCATGGCTACATATGGCGAATACCTTGAGAGCAAAAGAAAAGATCAAACATTGGATGAAACAAAAGACAGATCAAGTCAAAAAAGATCGAATCTCAAAAAAGGGAATATGAGTAACAGGCGAAGCAAACTAATAGAATTCATTACTGGGGCTATAAAAGCAGGAAAACGAAACTAA
- the rfbA gene encoding glucose-1-phosphate thymidylyltransferase RfbA, whose protein sequence is MARKGIILAGGSGTRLNPITQAVSKQLLPVYDKPMIYYPLSTLMLAGIREVLIITTPQDQAAFDRLLGDGSQWGMSIQYAVQPSPDGLAQAFLIGADFLDGAPAALVLGDNLFHGHELVPQLQACNRQGSGATVFVYPVRDPERYGVAEFDASGRVLSLEEKPTQPKSRYAVTGLYFYDASVVAKAHQVQPSHRGELEITDVNRMYLEEGLLRVQQMGRGMAWLDTGTCDSLHDACSYIRTLEHRQGLKVGCPEEVAWRQGWINLQELEQLSMPLRKSGYGHYLMQLVEESVSDHGALQRTVEVADAG, encoded by the coding sequence GTGGCTCGTAAAGGAATCATTCTTGCCGGTGGCAGCGGTACCCGTCTGAATCCGATCACGCAGGCAGTGAGTAAGCAATTGTTGCCTGTTTATGACAAGCCGATGATTTACTACCCGCTAAGCACGCTGATGCTGGCGGGTATCCGTGAGGTGTTGATCATCACGACTCCCCAAGATCAGGCAGCTTTTGACCGCCTTCTAGGCGATGGGTCCCAATGGGGGATGAGCATTCAGTATGCCGTGCAGCCCAGTCCCGATGGGCTTGCCCAGGCTTTTCTCATCGGTGCTGATTTTCTTGATGGGGCACCGGCTGCTCTGGTGCTCGGAGACAACCTGTTTCACGGCCACGAATTGGTCCCCCAGTTGCAGGCCTGCAATCGTCAGGGGTCTGGGGCCACGGTCTTCGTTTATCCGGTGCGTGATCCGGAGCGCTATGGAGTGGCTGAATTTGATGCCAGTGGGAGGGTTCTCAGCTTGGAGGAGAAGCCAACACAGCCGAAGAGCCGCTATGCCGTCACGGGGCTTTATTTCTATGACGCCTCCGTGGTAGCGAAGGCGCATCAGGTTCAGCCTTCGCATCGTGGTGAGCTAGAGATAACCGATGTCAATCGGATGTACCTTGAGGAGGGTCTGCTGCGTGTCCAGCAGATGGGTCGCGGGATGGCTTGGCTCGATACAGGGACCTGTGATTCCCTTCATGATGCTTGCAGCTACATTCGAACCCTTGAGCATCGTCAAGGGTTGAAGGTCGGTTGCCCTGAAGAGGTTGCCTGGCGTCAGGGCTGGATCAATCTTCAAGAGCTGGAACAGCTTTCGATGCCATTGCGCAAAAGCGGCTATGGCCATTACTTAATGCAGCTTGTTGAGGAGTCGGTGTCTGACCATGGCGCTTTGCAACGCACTGTGGAGGTGGCAGATGCAGGTTGA
- the rfbC gene encoding dTDP-4-dehydrorhamnose 3,5-epimerase, with the protein MQVERLDSNRGDLMDLPLLLTPSVFNDDRGFFFESWNERSFQQALIEGGWNEQAASAVVFRQDNHSRSSLGVLRGLHYQLQPEPQGKLVRCTVGAIFDVSVDLRRGSSTFGQCVAVELTAENHKQLWVPVGFAHGFLTLSDQAEVLYKASGFWNRDCERSLRWDDPELAIAWPLERLGGAQPLLAEKDAKAPLLAAADAAGDLFA; encoded by the coding sequence ATGCAGGTTGAACGGCTGGACTCGAATCGGGGTGACCTAATGGACCTGCCATTACTCCTCACTCCAAGTGTTTTTAATGATGACCGTGGCTTCTTTTTTGAAAGTTGGAATGAACGTAGTTTTCAGCAGGCTCTGATCGAGGGGGGATGGAACGAACAAGCCGCCAGTGCGGTGGTCTTCAGGCAGGACAACCATTCCCGCTCCAGTTTGGGTGTGTTGCGTGGTTTGCATTACCAATTGCAGCCAGAACCCCAAGGGAAATTGGTGCGATGCACCGTCGGCGCAATTTTTGATGTGTCGGTGGATCTCCGCCGCGGTTCCTCCACTTTTGGGCAGTGCGTTGCTGTAGAGCTGACAGCCGAGAATCATAAGCAACTCTGGGTCCCTGTTGGTTTCGCACACGGCTTCCTGACCCTCAGTGATCAGGCTGAAGTGCTTTATAAAGCCAGCGGTTTCTGGAATCGTGACTGTGAACGCAGTCTTCGCTGGGATGATCCTGAGTTGGCGATTGCTTGGCCCTTGGAGCGTCTTGGTGGAGCACAACCGCTTCTTGCTGAGAAAGACGCCAAGGCACCGCTTTTGGCCGCTGCAGATGCGGCTGGGGACCTGTTCGCATGA
- the rfbD gene encoding dTDP-4-dehydrorhamnose reductase, with protein MTIKVLLTGAAGQLGQALQASCPSSVELVSTSRMGDGLLQPLDLADAQACRAAVFQHRPDWVLNAGAYTAVDHAEQEPDLALAVNASAPRALAEGLLETGGRMLQVSTDFVFNGAQGHPYRPNQPRDPLGVYGATKAAGEEAVEQILGAQGRAVTLRTSWVYGPVGRNFLLTMLRLHREREQLNVVVDQVGCPTSTITLATACWALMKEPQQPYLPPVLHWCDAGAASWYDFAVAIGELGVAKGLLQRAAVVNPIITAEYPTPAQRPSYSLLDCSETRQLLGLHACHWRVALEQVIADVES; from the coding sequence ATGACGATCAAGGTCTTGCTCACCGGTGCTGCCGGTCAGCTTGGTCAGGCCTTGCAAGCGTCCTGTCCGTCGTCTGTTGAGTTGGTCTCCACCAGTCGAATGGGTGATGGTTTGTTGCAGCCCTTGGATTTGGCCGATGCTCAGGCATGTCGGGCAGCAGTGTTCCAGCACCGTCCTGACTGGGTTCTCAATGCAGGGGCTTACACCGCAGTCGATCATGCGGAGCAGGAGCCCGATCTGGCATTAGCTGTTAATGCAAGTGCACCGCGTGCTTTGGCGGAAGGTTTATTGGAGACGGGCGGGCGGATGTTGCAGGTAAGTACGGATTTTGTGTTTAACGGCGCTCAAGGGCACCCTTACCGTCCTAATCAGCCTCGAGATCCTTTGGGGGTCTATGGCGCGACTAAAGCCGCCGGGGAAGAGGCAGTGGAACAAATTCTCGGTGCGCAAGGACGAGCGGTAACTTTGCGCACCAGCTGGGTTTATGGCCCTGTGGGTAGGAATTTTTTGCTCACCATGCTGAGGTTGCATCGCGAACGTGAACAGCTGAATGTGGTTGTCGATCAAGTGGGTTGCCCCACAAGCACAATTACACTAGCCACTGCATGTTGGGCGTTGATGAAAGAACCTCAACAGCCGTATCTTCCGCCAGTATTGCACTGGTGTGATGCTGGAGCGGCATCTTGGTATGACTTCGCAGTGGCTATTGGTGAATTGGGCGTTGCCAAGGGCTTGTTGCAGCGGGCAGCCGTCGTGAACCCGATAATCACGGCGGAATACCCCACGCCCGCCCAGCGTCCCAGCTACTCCCTTCTTGACTGCTCAGAGACTCGTCAACTTCTTGGCTTGCACGCATGCCATTGGCGAGTTGCATTGGAACAGGTGATTGCTGATGTAGAGAGTTAG
- the rfbB gene encoding dTDP-glucose 4,6-dehydratase has product MSAPLLPERVHRVLITGGAGFIGGAVVRRLLEGSQANVFNLDKLGYASDLTSIRQNDRYKHLHVDLADSAATSAAVVTADPDLVMHLAAESHVDRSIDGPKAFIESNVNGTFNLLQAVLSHWEKLPEERHQHFRFHHISTDEVFGSLGPIGRFSEITPYDPRSPYSASKAASDHLVSAWHHTYGLPVVLTNCSNNYGPWQFPEKLIPIAILKAVAGEPIPLYGDGTNIRDWLYVEDHVEALLLAATRGGLGESYCVGGAGDHGSPSERTNRDVLETICNLMDSLRPYGAPHTRLITRVSDRPGHDRRYAIDAKKITNDLGWKPRHSFEEGLEATVAWYLDNLDWCQKVSSKSDYLGQRIGLPRLSNDANA; this is encoded by the coding sequence ATGTCTGCTCCGCTTCTGCCGGAAAGAGTACATCGTGTTTTGATTACAGGAGGTGCTGGATTTATAGGTGGGGCTGTTGTTCGTCGCCTTCTTGAGGGAAGCCAGGCGAATGTGTTTAACCTTGATAAACTTGGCTATGCAAGTGACTTAACAAGTATTCGACAGAATGATCGGTATAAACATCTCCACGTTGATCTCGCAGATTCTGCTGCCACTTCTGCTGCTGTAGTAACCGCTGATCCAGATTTGGTGATGCACTTGGCTGCTGAAAGCCACGTAGATCGATCAATTGATGGACCTAAAGCTTTTATCGAAAGCAATGTGAATGGCACTTTCAATCTTCTTCAGGCAGTTCTCTCTCATTGGGAGAAATTGCCCGAGGAAAGGCATCAGCACTTTCGTTTTCATCACATCAGTACCGATGAGGTGTTTGGCTCTCTTGGTCCTATTGGGCGGTTTTCGGAAATTACTCCGTATGACCCTCGTTCGCCTTATTCCGCGAGTAAGGCAGCTAGCGATCATCTGGTATCTGCTTGGCATCACACCTATGGACTTCCTGTGGTACTTACGAATTGTTCCAATAACTACGGTCCCTGGCAATTTCCAGAAAAATTGATTCCTATTGCCATACTCAAGGCCGTGGCGGGTGAGCCTATTCCCTTGTATGGAGATGGCACGAATATAAGGGATTGGTTATATGTCGAAGATCATGTCGAGGCATTACTACTTGCGGCTACTCGAGGTGGGTTAGGTGAGAGTTATTGCGTTGGAGGTGCTGGTGATCATGGTTCTCCTAGCGAGCGTACGAATCGTGATGTTTTGGAGACTATCTGCAACTTGATGGATAGTCTTCGCCCCTACGGTGCACCTCATACGCGTTTGATTACCAGAGTTAGTGACCGTCCTGGCCATGACCGTCGGTATGCTATTGATGCAAAGAAGATTACAAATGATCTGGGTTGGAAACCTCGACATAGTTTTGAGGAGGGCCTAGAAGCAACTGTGGCTTGGTACTTAGACAATCTTGATTGGTGCCAAAAAGTTAGCTCTAAGTCTGACTATCTTGGTCAGAGAATCGGCCTTCCCCGGCTCTCTAATGATGCCAATGCTTAG
- the cysE gene encoding serine O-acetyltransferase, protein MLNNLRADFAIIRERDPAARGLVEILLCYPGVHALMMHRLSHRIWSTRLPLIPMKLLARLISHFSRSLTGVEIHPGAKIGNGVFIDHGMGVVIGETAEVGDRCLLYQGVTLGGTGKDHGKRHPTLASNVVVGAGAKVLGALHIGSNTRIGAGSVVVSDVEANSTVVGIPGRVIHQSGARIEPLAHSALPDAEANVIRNLMGRIDLLEANMETMRRKMQAIKDGNSYNEELFGESQNLKDKEIIEYIGDKKI, encoded by the coding sequence ATGCTGAATAATCTCCGCGCAGACTTTGCGATCATCCGTGAGCGTGATCCAGCGGCCAGAGGCCTCGTTGAGATCCTGCTTTGCTATCCAGGGGTTCACGCGCTGATGATGCATCGGCTCAGCCATCGAATCTGGTCGACCAGATTGCCGCTGATCCCAATGAAATTGCTAGCTCGCCTCATCAGCCACTTCAGCAGAAGTCTTACTGGAGTGGAGATCCACCCAGGAGCGAAAATTGGCAATGGTGTTTTCATTGACCACGGAATGGGCGTGGTGATCGGCGAAACAGCGGAGGTAGGTGATCGTTGCCTGCTTTATCAGGGGGTAACTCTGGGTGGCACAGGCAAAGATCACGGCAAGCGCCACCCCACGCTGGCAAGCAACGTAGTAGTAGGGGCCGGAGCCAAAGTACTTGGAGCACTTCACATAGGCAGCAACACTCGGATTGGTGCGGGATCAGTTGTGGTAAGTGACGTGGAAGCCAACTCCACGGTTGTGGGCATTCCAGGTCGAGTAATACATCAGAGTGGCGCGCGAATAGAGCCTCTTGCACATTCAGCTCTACCAGATGCAGAAGCCAATGTGATAAGAAATCTCATGGGAAGGATTGATCTGCTAGAAGCCAATATGGAAACAATGCGCAGAAAAATGCAAGCAATAAAAGACGGAAACTCTTACAATGAAGAGCTATTTGGCGAATCGCAGAATCTCAAGGATAAGGAGATTATAGAATATATAGGGGACAAAAAAATATAA
- a CDS encoding GntR family transcriptional regulator produces MRFHIQQESDIPASTQLYNQICFAIAARHYPPGHRLPSTRQLAMQTGLHRNTISKVYRQLETDGVVEAMAGSGIYVRDQQKPREIKTPPHFRNRGTPDLDQEVRKCVDGLLNAGCTLQQTREMLTREIDWRLRCGARVLVSTPREDIGASMLIAEELEPHLDVPVEVVPMEELESILESSSNGTVVTSRYFLQPLEELAKRHGVRAVAVDLNDFRQELAMLKELRPGSCVGLVSISPGILRAAEVILHSMRGNELLLMTATPDVGSRLLALLRAASHVLCDRPSLPLVEQSLRQNRSQLIRMPQLHCADSYLSTDTIDQLRKEIGLLAT; encoded by the coding sequence GTGCGATTCCATATTCAGCAGGAAAGCGACATTCCAGCTTCGACCCAGCTTTACAACCAGATTTGTTTCGCAATCGCCGCACGTCATTACCCACCTGGCCACAGACTGCCCAGCACTCGCCAGTTAGCCATGCAAACTGGCCTTCATCGCAACACGATCAGCAAGGTCTATCGACAGCTTGAAACAGATGGGGTCGTCGAAGCCATGGCTGGTTCCGGTATCTACGTGCGCGACCAGCAAAAGCCGCGTGAAATCAAAACCCCTCCCCATTTTCGCAATCGGGGCACCCCTGACCTTGACCAGGAAGTGCGCAAGTGCGTCGATGGTCTGCTCAATGCTGGTTGCACTCTGCAGCAGACGAGAGAGATGCTAACTCGAGAAATTGACTGGCGACTTCGCTGCGGGGCAAGAGTGTTGGTAAGCACTCCGAGAGAGGATATTGGCGCCTCCATGCTCATTGCAGAAGAGCTGGAACCCCACCTTGATGTTCCAGTTGAGGTGGTACCGATGGAGGAGCTGGAAAGCATTCTTGAAAGCTCAAGCAACGGCACCGTGGTGACCAGCCGCTATTTTCTGCAACCGCTAGAAGAGCTAGCCAAACGCCACGGTGTTCGGGCAGTCGCAGTAGATCTAAATGACTTCCGCCAAGAGCTCGCCATGCTGAAGGAGTTGCGACCCGGCAGCTGCGTGGGGCTGGTAAGCATTAGCCCAGGGATCCTAAGAGCTGCCGAAGTGATCCTGCACAGCATGCGCGGCAATGAACTCCTGCTCATGACAGCTACACCGGATGTAGGCAGCCGCCTACTAGCCCTGCTACGAGCTGCCAGCCACGTGCTCTGCGATCGCCCCAGCCTGCCCCTCGTCGAGCAAAGCCTGCGCCAAAACCGTTCCCAATTGATACGAATGCCCCAACTTCACTGCGCCGACAGCTATCTCAGCACTGATACGATTGATCAGTTACGCAAGGAAATTGGCCTATTGGCTACTTGA
- the infC gene encoding translation initiation factor IF-3, producing the protein MPPRPRFDRRAPVRELPNINDRINYPKLRVVDADGTQLGVINREEALDVAKDRELDLVLVSEKADPPVCRIMDYGKFKFEQEKKAKEAKKKSHQTEVKEVKMRYKIDQHDYNVRIGQAVRFLKAGDKVKCTVIFRGREIQHTALAETLLRRMAKDLEEQAEIQQAPKREGRNMIMFLTPRKTPLIKTDKENQIPTRAVRTITAPPRATAAAKTQLNKDQ; encoded by the coding sequence ATGCCACCACGTCCTCGTTTTGACCGTCGCGCACCCGTCAGGGAGCTCCCCAACATTAATGACCGCATCAATTATCCCAAGTTGCGGGTCGTTGACGCAGACGGAACTCAGCTCGGGGTGATCAACAGGGAAGAAGCCCTTGATGTAGCAAAAGATAGGGAACTCGATCTGGTCCTTGTCAGCGAGAAAGCGGATCCACCCGTTTGCCGAATCATGGATTACGGCAAATTCAAGTTTGAGCAGGAGAAGAAAGCCAAGGAAGCCAAAAAGAAGTCGCATCAGACCGAAGTCAAAGAAGTAAAAATGCGCTACAAAATCGATCAGCACGACTACAACGTGCGCATCGGCCAAGCCGTGCGATTCCTCAAGGCTGGTGACAAAGTCAAATGCACCGTTATCTTCCGGGGTCGGGAAATTCAGCACACTGCCCTGGCTGAAACGCTGCTACGACGTATGGCAAAAGACCTGGAAGAACAGGCTGAAATTCAGCAAGCTCCTAAGCGTGAAGGTCGGAACATGATCATGTTCCTTACACCGCGCAAAACACCGCTGATCAAAACAGATAAGGAAAACCAAATTCCTACGCGTGCGGTTCGCACCATCACAGCCCCACCTCGAGCCACTGCTGCTGCCAAAACACAGCTCAACAAGGATCAATAA